The Channa argus isolate prfri chromosome 22, Channa argus male v1.0, whole genome shotgun sequence genome has a window encoding:
- the LOC137108079 gene encoding beta-2 adrenergic receptor-like encodes MEFSTVPTLANQSQNTNSSELSASSSEYSHPELILMGVAMAILVLAIVFGNVLVITAILRFQRLQTITSLFIASLAIADLIMGVVVVPFGSSYILLDGWQFGKFMCEFWTATDVMCVTASIETLCVIALDRYLAITSPLRYPVLLTRARAFVVVLGVWAVASLISFLPIHLKLWVAHNEEAQQCFANDTCCDFNTNIEYAVSSSIVSFYLPLGVMIFLYARVFQEAQKQLEKIRGQERYFYNLHCIGQLAYPDDSPAMNKLRTGTEVREQAGEDRLNMQKIGSIDKSKEEKGGDHRARAEKGGGKYFATKRLKFSLKEQKAVRTLGIIMGTFTLCWLPFFILNILMAFLNLGDIKMHFKVLNWLGYCNSAFNPLIYSRSPDFRHAFQEILCLRTKGGSQERRRGWGWCRERDSYSNSPGKMNGNPDLNDMLGVQKKSRWKGSLDIPDSSLTLASPNSCFEQVLDLAPGSLIPNQAEGSANGSCKGKLASIA; translated from the exons ATGGAATTCAGCACTGTGCCAACACTGGCTAACCAGTCACAGAACACCAACTCCTCCGAGTTGTCAGCAAGCTCTTCAGAGTACAGTCATCCAGAGCTCATACTGATGGGTGTGGCAATGGCCATTCTGGTTCTGGCCATAGTTTTTG GTAATGTGCTGGTGATTACGGCTATCCTGCGGTTTCAGAGGCTGCAGACAATCACCAGCCTTTTCATCGCCTCACTGGCCATCGCTGACCTTATCATGGGTGTGGTCGTAGTCCCATTTGGCTCCAGTTACATCCTGCTGGATGGCTGGCAGTTTGGAAAGTTCATGTGTGAGTTCTGGACAGCAACTGATGTCATGTGTGTGACGGCCAGTATTGAAACGCTGTGTGTGATCGCTCTGGACCGCTACCTAGCCATCACTTCACCACTCCGATACCCAGTGCTGCTCACCAG GGCTCGGGCCTTTGTGGTGGTCCTCGGGGTTTGGGCAGTGGCCTCCCTCATCTCCTTCTTGCCCATCCATCTGAAGTTGTGGGTGGCGCATAATGAGGAAGCCCAACAATGTTTCGCCAATGACACCTGCTGTGATTTCAACACCAACATAGAGTATGCGGTGTCTTCGTCAATTGTGTCATTTTATCTGCCGCTCGGGGTCATGATTTTCTTGTACGCCCGGGTCTTCCAGGAGGCTCAGAAGCAGCTGGAGAAAATAAGAGGACAGGAGAGGTATTTCTATAACTTGCATTGCATTGGACAGTTGGCCTATCCTGATGATAGCCCTGCAATGAATAAACTCAGGACAGGAACTGAGGTGAGAGAACAAGCAGGGGAGGACAGactaaacatgcagaaaattgGAAGTATAGAcaaaagtaaagaagaaaagggaggaGATCATAGAGCAAGAGCAGAGAAAGGGGGAGGAAAATACTTTGCCACAAAGCGCCTGAAGTTCTCTCTTAAGGAGCAAAAAGCTGTAAGAACTCTGGGGATTATTATGGGAACCTTCACATTGTGTTGGCTACCCTTCTTCATCCTCAACATCCTCATGGCCTTCCTCAACCTGGGAGACATTAAGATGCACTTTAAGGTCCTCAACTGGCTCGGATACTGCAACTCGGCCTTTAACCCACTCATATACTCTCGTAGCCCTGACTTCAGACACGCCTTTCAAGAGATACTCTGTTTACGAACCAAAGGAGGAAGTCAGGAAAGAAGGAGAGGATGGGGAtggtgcagagagagagactcttACTCTAATTCCCCAGGCAAGATGAATGGAAACCCTGACCTGAATGACATGCTGGGCGTTCAGAAGAAATCCAGATGGAAGGGCAGCCTGGACATCCCAGACAGCTCGTTAACTCTGGCTAGTCCGAATTCTTGCTTTGAACAGGTCTTAGATCTAGCCCCAGGTTCCCTAATACCGAATCAGGCTGAAGGTTCTGCTAATGGGAGCTGTAAGGGAAAATTGGCTTCAATTGCATGA